A single Macaca mulatta isolate MMU2019108-1 chromosome 11, T2T-MMU8v2.0, whole genome shotgun sequence DNA region contains:
- the LOC144329480 gene encoding SH3 domain and tetratricopeptide repeat-containing protein 1-like isoform X1 has protein sequence MALPWLSSVFCSFSDEELTGHLAQARGAAKKAGLVMALGRLCFLLGRLCSRRLKLSQAWVYFEEAPGALEGSFGDLFLVVAVYANLASIYWKQKNREKCTQVVPKAMALLLGTPGHICSTEVEGDLLQLALRQAVGGQSLQPEARACFLLARHHVHLKQPEEALPFLEQLLLLHRDSGAPEAAWLSDCHLLLADIYSCKCLPHLVLSCVKVASLRAQDSLRSMNLVLQNVLQPHSLPTQTSHYLRRALASLTPGTGQALRGLLHASLAQLYSHRGYHGPAITFLTQAVEASAVAGVRAIVDCLHVLHGQSPVAWTSCSLSSGGQRGPGGRDCQHGGRGSEEDGSDEAGSRGLLPCPTGGSGPGPAEEPGSGAGQLRGPVPACGCQQAGPARPPGGHEAVLEAALWRVWPGLHPRVPAAGPPLHPPGPGSAGQGLL, from the coding sequence ATGGCGCTGCCATGGCTGAGCAGCGTGTTCTGCAGCTTTAGCGACGAGGAGCTGACTGGGCACCTGGCACAGGCCCGAGGGGCGGCCAAGAAAGCTGGCCTCGTCATGGCCCTGGGCAGACTCTGCTTCCTCCTGGGGCGGCTGTGCAGCAGGAGACTCAAGCTGTCCCAGGCCTGGGTGTATTTTGAGGAAGCACCGGGGGCCCTGGAGGGGAGCTTTGGGGACCTGTTCCTGGTGGTGGCTGTGTATgccaacctggccagcatttaCTGGAAGCAGAAGAACCGAGAGAAGTGTACACAGGTGGTTCCCAAAGCCATGGCCCTGCTCCTGGGGACACCTGGCCACATCTGCAGCACTGAGGTGGAGGGAGATCTCCTACAGCTGGCGCTGCGGCAGGCGGTGGGTGGCCAGAGCCTGCAGCCCGAGGCCCGGGCCTGCTTCCTGCTGGCCAGGCACCACGTGCACCTCAAGCAGCCCGAGGAGGCCCTGCCCTTCCTAGAGCAGCTGCTGCTTTTGCACAGGGACTCGGGAGCCCCAGAGGCTGCGTGGCTCTCAGACTGTCACCTACTCCTAGCTGACATCTACAGCTGCAAGTGCCTGCCCCACCTGGTGCTGAGCTGTGTCAAGGTGGCCTCATTGAGGGCACAGGACTCGCTGAGGAGCATGAACCTGGTGCTCCAGAACGTCCtccagccccacagcctgcccaccCAGACTTCCCACTACCTCAGGCGAGCGCTGGCCTCCCTAACCCCGGGCACAGGCCAGGCGCTGCGCGGCCTTCTCCACGCCAGCCTGGCCCAGCTGTACAGCCACCGTGGCTACCACGGCCCGGCCATCACCTTCCTGACGCAGGCGGTGGAAGCCAGTGCTGTTGCCGGAGTCCGTGCCATCGTGGACTGCCTGCACGTGCTTCATGGGCAGAGCCCAGTGGCCTGGACATCCTGCAGTCTGTCCAGTGGTGGCCAGCGAGGACCAGGAGGGCGTGATTGCCAACATGGGGGCCGTGGCTCTGAAGAGGACGGGTCGGATGAGGCAGGCAGCCGAGGGCTACTACCGTGCCCTACGGGTGGCTCGGGACCTGGGCCAGCGGAGGAACCAGGCAGTGGTGCTGGCCAACTTCGGGGCCCGGTGCCTGCATGTGGGTGCCAGCAGGCTGGCCCAGCACGACCTCCTGGAGGCCATGAGGCTGTTCTCGAGGCTGCCCTGTGGAGAGTGTGGCCGGGACTTCACCCACGTGTTCCTGCAGCTGGGCCACCTCTGCACCCACCAGGGCCTGGCTCAGCAGGGCAAGGGCTACTATGA
- the LOC144329480 gene encoding uncharacterized protein LOC144329480 isoform X7 gives MGSQQAGGHGDWFECRESGLGLALVVGFTGVGLPGCSCSVTSWHSGSSVHCPHASGGGSPNAQGLKNAQVYLQCVTGRRLAKVGVATSPGVGLEGTSASFQGHRMWPCTQATPTWGWICLRQLETSFSMGLGAGESRVLLPGPGPAPAVTTGNCKAELWLCNKLVALLATLEEPQEGLEFAHMALALSITLGNHVLTPAPLAYTPGDWLNECMAYHRLAALHHRLGDSELAEHFYLKALSLCNSPLEFNEETLYHLKVYLVLGDIIYDLKLRPQQCHRLQGSWGEPGLAGHTEGPGDRNGLWEDRL, from the exons ATGGGCTCCCAGCAAGctgggggccacggagactgGTTTGAATGCAGGGAGAGTGGGCTAGGGCTAGCCCTGGTGGTAGGATTCACAGGTGTCGGGCTCCCgggctgcagctgctcagtcacctcctggcactcaggttcatcagttcattgtcctcatgccagtggtgggggcagccctAATGCCCAGGGTCTGAAAAATGCTCAGGTGTACCTGCAGTGTGTGACAGGAAGGAGGCTGGCGAAGGTGGGCGTGGCCACCTCGCCAGGTGTGGGTCTTGAGGGAACTTCTGCCTCCTTTCAGGGGCACAGAATGTGGCCCTGTACACAGGCGACCCCAACCTGGGGCTGGATCtgtttgaggcagctggagacatctTTTTCAATGGGCCTGGGAGCGGGAGAAAGCCGCGTCCTTCTACcgg GACCGGGCCCTGCCCCGGCAGTGACTACGGGCAACTGCAAGGCGGAGCTGTGGCTGTGCAACAAGCTGGTGGCACTGCTGGCCACGCTGGAGGAACCCCAGGAGGGCTTGGAGTTTGCCCACATGGCCCTAGCACTCAGCATCACTCTGG GAAACCACGtcctcacacctgcccctttgGCCTACACCCCAGGGGACTGGCTGAATGAGTGCATGGCCTACCACCGGCTGGCCGCCCTGCACCACCGGCTGGGCGATAGCGAGCTGGCGGAGCACTTCTACCTCAAGGCCCTGTCGCTCTGCAACTCGCCGCTGGAGTTCAACGAGGAGACCCTCTACCACCTGAAGGTGTACCTGGTGCTCGGCGACATCATCTACGAcctgaag ctgagaccacagcagtgtcACAGGCTTCAGGGCTCCTGGGGTGAGCCAGGATTGGCTGGACATACGGAAGGACCCGGAGACAGGAACGGCCTCTGGGAAGACAGACTCTGA
- the LOC144329480 gene encoding uncharacterized protein LOC144329480 isoform X6 yields the protein MGSQQAGGHGDWFECRESGLGLALVVGFTGVGLPGCSCSVTSWHSGSSVHCPHASGGGSPNAQGLKNAQVYLQCVTGRRLAKVGVATSPGVGLEGTSASFQGHRMWPCTQATPTWGWICLRQLETSFSMGLGAGESRVLLPGPGPAPAVTTGNCKAELWLCNKLVALLATLEEPQEGLEFAHMALALSITLGNHVLTPAPLAYTPGDWLNECMAYHRLAALHHRLGDSELAEHFYLKALSLCNSPLEFNEETLYHLKVYLVLGDIIYDLKGTLPERTPGRWLCTWPGPWRAWKWSARTGARGEPGSLNAVPLLGLGAMGPAWNSQSRQDRP from the exons ATGGGCTCCCAGCAAGctgggggccacggagactgGTTTGAATGCAGGGAGAGTGGGCTAGGGCTAGCCCTGGTGGTAGGATTCACAGGTGTCGGGCTCCCgggctgcagctgctcagtcacctcctggcactcaggttcatcagttcattgtcctcatgccagtggtgggggcagccctAATGCCCAGGGTCTGAAAAATGCTCAGGTGTACCTGCAGTGTGTGACAGGAAGGAGGCTGGCGAAGGTGGGCGTGGCCACCTCGCCAGGTGTGGGTCTTGAGGGAACTTCTGCCTCCTTTCAGGGGCACAGAATGTGGCCCTGTACACAGGCGACCCCAACCTGGGGCTGGATCtgtttgaggcagctggagacatctTTTTCAATGGGCCTGGGAGCGGGAGAAAGCCGCGTCCTTCTACcgg GACCGGGCCCTGCCCCGGCAGTGACTACGGGCAACTGCAAGGCGGAGCTGTGGCTGTGCAACAAGCTGGTGGCACTGCTGGCCACGCTGGAGGAACCCCAGGAGGGCTTGGAGTTTGCCCACATGGCCCTAGCACTCAGCATCACTCTGG GAAACCACGtcctcacacctgcccctttgGCCTACACCCCAGGGGACTGGCTGAATGAGTGCATGGCCTACCACCGGCTGGCCGCCCTGCACCACCGGCTGGGCGATAGCGAGCTGGCGGAGCACTTCTACCTCAAGGCCCTGTCGCTCTGCAACTCGCCGCTGGAGTTCAACGAGGAGACCCTCTACCACCTGAAGGTGTACCTGGTGCTCGGCGACATCATCTACGAcctgaag ggaacattgcCAGAGAGGACACCTGGGAGATGGTTGTGTACCTGGCCTGGCCCTtggagggcctggaaatggtcagcaaggacaggggccagaggggagcctgggtcactcaACGCTGTGCCCCTGCTGGGGCTTGGAGCCATGGGTCCTGCATGGAactctcagagcaggcaggatcGGCCCTGA